AACTTCGCCGCCCCTTTCTGTGCCGTTAGCGATCCGAGGGCCGCCGCAGAGGATGCTCCGAGCGACGTGAGACTTTTCCGCTTCGGCACCAGATGGGGCGGCGgttggtcggccggtcggcagACGACACAATTGTAGCCCTCTTCGGCGCACCGTTCCGCTTCGGCTTCGTTCTTGATCTGATCGCACGCACAGTGCAGCCACCGTTCGCACTGGTGGCACTGGATGATTAGGTCCCCCTCTCCGTACCCTTCGTTACAGGACGTACAGTTGGCCTGGCTGGCACACGGGCCACACTCGGTGTAGCTGTTCATCCAGCCACTGTTGAAGCCCGGACTGTTGGTGCCACACTTCTGGCACATGGCGCACCACTTGCACTTCCACGTCCCATGCGGAACATGCTCGAGCGGCGGATCCATGCAGTAGATGTGAAACGAGATGTCACAATCGTCGCAGAGAATCAACCGCGCCTCATCGTTTCGCTGACCGCAACCCTCGCAGATGGTACAGTCCAGGCAACGCCAACCTTTCTGCAGAATCAGCTTCGTCACCTTCACGTTCGTGCAGTACGGATGGTAGCACTGGCCGCACTGGGTACACGCAATCAGGCATCCCTCCTGATCGGTACCGATCGCCCCGCACATCACGCAAATGTCCTGCGTGAGGACAAACTTGTCCTTGGCCGAACACAGCACCAGCCGATTCTCGCCACCCGGTTCGTCTTCCGTCGCCTTTGCCGATGCGCTCAGATCGACCGTTGGTCGCTGCAAACCCAACCCGGGAACACCGAAAATGCCTCGCATTTTCGCCTTCGAACCTCGCTTTCGTGTCATATCCGCGAAGCGGGATTTTTTCTGGAACCCTTTGCCAATGCCCTTCGGTCGGTTGCCACCCAGAAtaccggcaccaccaacaccggcgaGCGCCAGGCCGAGGCGTTTCTTTGCAATCTTACTGGCCACGTACGGTTTACCCTTTCCGAGGCCAACATCCTGCaacggggcggcggcccgaTCGAAGCGATCGCGTCCGGTACTACTATCGCGGCCCTCCACACCGTCCACTTCCATCGCGTCCTCCGCCGCGAGACTGTCCTGCGAGAGCGCCATACTggcgctgtcgtcgtcgacacTGGTGCTACGGCGCAGGGCCGCCGCAAGCCGCCCATTGTGGATGACCGTTTTGCACGGGCTGCACAGATACTCGTAGTCCGGGTTCGACTCCTTCCGGGCATTGTACACCGACAGCTCGGCGTCCGGGTCGCAGGTACTGTGAACGAACTTGAAGCACGCGCTACACTTGACCATCTCGCGGTAAGCCGCCGCCCGGTACGCTCGGTGACAGATCGGGCACGAGAAGCCCTTGTTGCGCTGCTGATAGCACGAGTCGCACACCGTGTAGTGCGAGTGCCACCGCGACGAAGCACCCGCCCCGGGCGTGCGCGCTCCACAGTCCGAGCACACGCGGCAGCAGCGACACTTCCAGCCCAGCTTCGGTATCGAGGTCATCATCGGCCGCAGGCAGCTGGCGTGGTAAATCTTGTCGCACAGCTCGCACGCCACCGTGCGGCCCTCGAACGAGTCAGGTACACGGCAGATTTGGCACTTTTTGCACGAATTGCACTGCCACCCGGTGCGCACACCCGGCAGCTGCGCCAGTCCGACGCACGTGCCGTGATAGTGATCGCCGCAGATCGAACACATGATCAGGTTGCCGACATCACCGAGCGCCGAGCACTGCCGGCAGTTGATGTCCTCCGCACACACTAAAGGCACTTGTCCGAGATGCTCCTTGCAGAAGATGTTGTACGTTTGGATCACCTGAAAGCCGCCCGAGGCGGCCACGCACGGAAAGTGGTACCATTTCGGGCAGGACATCTGCAAATAGTCAATGATCGGGTTGAGATTTCTTCTTATTTGcgccaaaaaacacattttgagTACCTTGCACGACAAAGTGGCACCGAAATGGGCACAAAAGTGACACCGTCGGCTAAGGCTTTGGGCAACCACCACCTCCAGGTTGCTGAGCGTCCCGCTCAGCGGATCCCGGCCGACACCGTACGACCAGAGGGCGCAGGAGCGATGAATGTAGAAGTAGCCACCGTCATTGATGAACGACGCATCGTTCACCTCCAGGTGGCCGATCTTTTCCAGCTCATCCGTATACTCTGCGGTGGCAATGGGATTTCTGCGGAAAGGGCACCCGGTGAAAAAGTTAGCCAATATGTCTTCGCCGAAAACGGCCGCCGTCCCCCCCGCACTTACTTGCACTTGTTGGAGCCCTTCTGTCGCTTGCTGTTGGCCAGGAACGGTGGAGCTAAGCTGGCCATCGTCCGGGGACTCCGGTCGCCCGCAAGGGAATGTGTTTTGTCTTCCTGCGTGAGCGCCGACGCCAGCTGGTCGGCCGGAATCGTTATCTCGATGCGCAACATTTCGCCCTGGCCGAGCTGGCTGCGTTCGCCAAGGTTGCACAGAATGCACGGCTTGCCGGTGTACTTCTCCGGGAAGAAGGGTAGCTCATCGGGAGCCGGCATCAGCTGGGCCGGGTCGGTCGCTTCCAGCTCGCCGGTCGGTGTCGAGGCCACGGAGCTGTTGGCGGTGCTACTGGCACCGGTGAGCGGTGCTTCGTCGTTCGGAGACGCCAGCAGAGCGGACGCGAACCCGGCCGACGAGCCGGAGGTAGTGGTGGTCGGTGAGGACAGGGGAAGCACGGTGGCTCCCGCCGCTCCCGggctcccgctgctgctgctgctgccgccgccggtggtggccgtttctTGCATTGCAACGGCCGCTAGTTCCACTTTCCTTTTAGGGATACCACCACGAACAACATTAGTATGCTTATATCTAGAAAGCAGTGGAAAACGGGGGGTTTGGAGTAGAGTTAGGAGGTCAACAcggcactggctggctggctggcggaaggCGGCGTGAAGTGGTTTGAAgtaccagtgtgtgtgtgctagcgAGATACGTTACCTTTTAACCGCTTTGCTCGCCTCGGACGAGGGTGACGAGCTGCCGGCC
This genomic interval from Anopheles cruzii unplaced genomic scaffold, idAnoCruzAS_RS32_06 scaffold01808_ctg1, whole genome shotgun sequence contains the following:
- the LOC128276630 gene encoding histone-lysine N-methyltransferase 2C-like gives rise to the protein ILDPSTTPISCQSSPIEDSLAIGTSLDEAAVRVTEATAGATRTASSSVTSSSVHLKPHQKLTIKTVVLGATSSSVNSGGHHGGASGSSSSSSSPSSSSPSSISSPPVPAPGLRFGLGGGKPSAAALRRGPGRPKKDFIPLLKMSSSANGAGSSVAGSAASFGPASAISSGSLGIGGTTTIIKLTQGGGSDRGGITAGSSSPSSEASKAVKRYKHTNVVRGGIPKRKVELAAVAMQETATTGGGSSSSSGSPGAAGATVLPLSSPTTTTSGSSAGFASALLASPNDEAPLTGASSTANSSVASTPTGELEATDPAQLMPAPDELPFFPEKYTGKPCILCNLGERSQLGQGEMLRIEITIPADQLASALTQEDKTHSLAGDRSPRTMASLAPPFLANSKRQKGSNKCKNPIATAEYTDELEKIGHLEVNDASFINDGGYFYIHRSCALWSYGVGRDPLSGTLSNLEVVVAQSLSRRCHFCAHFGATLSCKMSCPKWYHFPCVAASGGFQVIQTYNIFCKEHLGQVPLVCAEDINCRQCSALGDVGNLIMCSICGDHYHGTCVGLAQLPGVRTGWQCNSCKKCQICRVPDSFEGRTVACELCDKIYHASCLRPMMTSIPKLGWKCRCCRVCSDCGARTPGAGASSRWHSHYTVCDSCYQQRNKGFSCPICHRAYRAAAYREMVKCSACFKFVHSTCDPDAELSVYNARKESNPDYEYLCSPCKTVIHNGRLAAALRRSTSVDDDSASMALSQDSLAAEDAMEVDGVEGRDSSTGRDRFDRAAAPLQDVGLGKGKPYVASKIAKKRLGLALAGVGGAGILGGNRPKGIGKGFQKKSRFADMTRKRGSKAKMRGIFGVPGLGLQRPTVDLSASAKATEDEPGGENRLVLCSAKDKFVLTQDICVMCGAIGTDQEGCLIACTQCGQCYHPYCTNVKVTKLILQKGWRCLDCTICEGCGQRNDEARLILCDDCDISFHIYCMDPPLEHVPHGTWKCKWCAMCQKCGTNSPGFNSGWMNSYTECGPCASQANCTSCNEGYGEGDLIIQCHQCERWLHCACDQIKNEAEAERCAEEGYNCVVCRPADQPPPHLVPKRKSLTSLGASSAAALGSLTAQKGAAKLEEKVVPLALEGNHYVDGVCLSEHGLHQIKALQAEFGKRGKRKPKLPVEPPVAAEKDAGILAAIESVVSGNSHDNSFEDMRLEPLDPKEEAEIYKDGMPWNDPTPPEGFALFTTEGGTVVLRKKRQRNLQKLGIGGFFVRNRAIRTKDGCKDDEDGLGEGLDDGADGGAVTKPKKKPIRRKPKNKLIEIYPNILQDAFFGRALLCANVMPQFETPVSD